The Sparus aurata chromosome 10, fSpaAur1.1, whole genome shotgun sequence genome includes the window cattctgtcatctaaaatttattccattacttttggtgatgttttagttttccgccgtggtatcgtttcagtatcggtattgagatattttaggcaggtatcgtaccgaagtcataattttggtatcgtgacaacactagtgTGCGATACTGCAGGATTTGGTTTTGATCCGAGCCAAGCCTAGATATAGCGCCAGTATTGCTCATACCTTTTTAATAATTGAAGTGGATGCATCATCAAATTGCTAAATCTGAATGAACTTTCATGAACTTTAGGctaagtgtttttgtgatttttccttTGGATTATTGATTAGTTAAAACCCAGGACAGAATGTGGGCAACGTTttgtaaatagaaaatacttTAATACCAGAATAAAAGTTTTTGttcagaaacaacagaacagtaacAAAACAGTTTCCCCCATCATTGTTATGTCTGGATTTGTTTGTTAAGTGTTCAGAAACTCTTGGAGAATCGGCTAAGTGAAATAATAAGATAATTAAGTCTGTAGTACATCTACTTGTAGTTTAAATATAGTAATCATACAGTATCTCTTTCACAGTCAACACAAAAGGGTAATTATATTCAGTTAAATCTgagacatattatattaagcagATTTGTTTCTATTCCagtaaatgtattcagttaGATAACATGTTTCAATGGGATAAATGTTTTATACGAAGTTTTGAgcattatttatactttttgagtTGGCTGACATAACAAATGACCAGTTGCACTTTTAAAATTGATATTAACTAATGCTGAAGATGACTAAAATATTATTTCCATCACTATTATCTACCTGGATATTCTCTGCTGAACTGAAAGGCCTCTAAGCTCCTGTCatgcctctgtctctgcctctgggTCGGGTCTGGGTCTGTCGCGGTCAGACCAGATACCAACGTTGGTATCTctatgcatttgtgtttgtatccagTTACAGCTTCTGCATTCAGCTCCACATTGACTGTTTGCTGGTCAGTGGCTGTAACTTTAAACATAAAGCAGACAGAACATTCAAAGCAGTCCTACAACACACTTATGCCCAGTCAGAGGAGCCCAGGTGGGGCGGCGGACTGCTTTAAAAGCCCCCTTGATGTTAGTGTACTGATGGTGTAGTGTGTAAACTCCCCGAGTCACAGAGTCCTCATGTTGGTGATAACCAGGGAGAACCTTCTTCATGTTGGCCTGGTTGAAGTCTGCAGGAACAGAGACCTCTCCAACAGGATGTGTGGACTGTAGCTCACTGATGGAGCAGTACTGAGTGTTCAAGACCTCCTCAGTGTTTTCACTGGGGAAATGTATACtgcatgatgacatcacagtacaTTCCCTGGGTATGTAGAGAGGGCGACATATAACAGTCAGGATTTAATGTAGAAGAGCAGTGACTAGAGACTATTGTGGGATTTGGGTTTACATTAATGTGGCAAGACAGAtctattgtttttaacacacctgttaagaagctgccactcagtggagacagatggacagatgctaCGCAGCTGAGAACTGGGCACCTGTTAGCTTCAAGTAGCGCtggaagctgcagactctggcTGGGTGCCACGCGTTCACAGTTATTTCTATTCACGTTGCGCAAGTAGACGCGATTAAGAGTTAACAACCCTGTGATCAAACAAGCATGAGTAATGCAGCATGAATACTTACTTTATTTTGTCTGAATGCAATGAGAAGCTTTTCggttccggccggaggtcctttgctgcatgtcacctccccctctctctcccatgtttcctctctgtctactgctaataaaggtgtctatgccacaaaaattctttaaaaaaaaaaaaaataaaataaaaacatttggagGTTATTAAGGTGCATGAAGCGTCAAAATGTAGGTGCAGAAAACCACAAGTAAGAATTATAAATAAACATTGAAAATCTAttgtttttgattgatttattttccaACACAATAGTACACTTACTCACTGTTTGAATTCATCAATATTTGTCATTTCTCATGATGTTCAGTGGAACAATGTGGGGTTACCTGTCCACTCCAGTATTTGGCTAAATATCAACCTGATATGAACTTTTTTCTGTTGgcctaacatttgtctttttgtctcccgtgtcctgcagatgtccagcagctgttgtttggtcagaaaAAGGTTTCTTCCGGGCAGCAGGAGGGGAGCTCCAGTGTGGACCAGCAGGACCCAGAGcccccacacattaaagatgaacaggaggaactgtggactaatcaggaggaagctgatatcactgagttcacattcactcttgttCCTGTGAAGCATGAAGATAacgatgaagagaaacctcagtcctcgcagcttcatcaaagacaaactgaacagatgaAAATAGAAGCTGATGGACAGGACTGtggtggaccagaaccagccaggaacTCAATTCCAGATAGACATTTACAATCAGGGACTGAAGACAGGGCAGCaaactctcctgaacctgaggctgaagatTCTCCTGAaactgaggctgaagactctcctgaacctcaggctgaagtTAATGATGATTTTTGGTGTGAGACAAAAGAACCTCAGTCAAGTTTAAActctcagaaaaacattgaagtccctgtaagtggtgtaggatgtggtactgacaaggaactgtttattttctgcgGTGAAAGAGCTAGCAAAATCTCAAAACTGAGGATTTGTAAGATCATtcagacaggagagaaaccatttagttgtggtgaatgtggtaaaagttTCAACTACCAGCAGGTTCTTACCAGACACAGaaggattcacacaggagagaaacgtttcagttgtggtgaatgtggtaaaaaattcacccaaaaacaaaatcttattacacacacaaagattcacacaggagagaaaccattcagttgtCGTGAATGTGGCACAAGATTCAGTCAACAGCAAcatcttatcagacacacaaagattcacacaggagagaaaccatttagttgtggtgaatgtggccAAAGTTTCACCCGAAAGCAagatcttatcacacacacaaagattcacacaggagagaaaccatttagttgtggtgaatgtggtcaAAGTTTCATCCGAAAGCAAGATCTTACCACACActcaaagattcacacaggtgagaaaccatttagttgtcgcgaatgtggtaaaagattcaggCAACATCCAAATCttctcagacacacaaagattcacacaggagagaaaccattcgtttgttgtgaatgtggtaaaagattcagccGGCAGCAACATCTTAccagacacaaaaacattcacacaggagagaaaccgttcagttgtggtgaatgcGGTAAAAGATTTGTCCGAAAGCACTGTCTAATCAGACAtgcaaagattcacacaggagagaaaccatttagttgtcttgaatgtggtaaaagatttagGCAACAGCCAAATCTTATCAggcacacaaagattcacacaggagagaaaccatcgaattgtggtgaatgtggttaAAGGTTCAGCTGATGGCAACATGTTGTAACACACATCGATCTTAGAGATATTCGCGGATAATTTAAACAACATCAATAAATTTGATGAGCCTCATACATCTCACGGCCGCTCAGAATAATCTGTGGGCCGGTTTGTGCAAATTCATCGGCCGGATGACCGTGAAACCTCCCGATTGTCCCGATTGCCACTCCACCCCTGCTCACATGCAATCAAACTGCACACGAAGTAAAAGACTACAAAACAGCCATCTTTGTTCATATTTTGCGTGCTCGTGAAGTGATCACCTTTGGTCGATACACTTACAGCGGCCATTTTTATATCATATGATTCAGCAGAATCAGATTGAGAGCCCAACCAATAAAGGATTTTAAAGGCCGATAAAAAtattttgtgatttaaaaatccgatattccaatgtgtgtatatatatatacacatatgtatgtattcttatagaaaagtgggaggttaagtaactttttcatggatggccaaatgaggcagTGTTTGAGGGTgcgacgtcagggatattta containing:
- the LOC115589982 gene encoding zinc finger protein OZF-like; translation: MSKVQILRSLVKQRLTAAAEEICALFERTIAEYEEELCRSTEQNQRHRNLLDSALTPQLRLHRADVQQLLFGQKKVSSGQQEGSSSVDQQDPEPPHIKDEQEELWTNQEEADITEFTFTLVPVKHEDNDEEKPQSSQLHQRQTEQMKIEADGQDCGGPEPARNSIPDRHLQSGTEDRAANSPEPEAEDSPETEAEDSPEPQAEVNDDFWCETKEPQSSLNSQKNIEVPVSGVGCGTDKELFIFCGERASKISKLRICKIIQTGEKPFSCGECGKSFNYQQVLTRHRRIHTGEKRFSCGECGKKFTQKQNLITHTKIHTGEKPFSCRECGTRFSQQQHLIRHTKIHTGEKPFSCGECGQSFTRKQDLITHTKIHTGEKPFSCGECGQSFIRKQDLTTHSKIHTGEKPFSCRECGKRFRQHPNLLRHTKIHTGEKPFVCCECGKRFSRQQHLTRHKNIHTGEKPFSCGECGKRFVRKHCLIRHAKIHTGEKPFSCLECGKRFRQQPNLIRHTKIHTGEKPSNCGECG